A segment of the Molothrus ater isolate BHLD 08-10-18 breed brown headed cowbird chromosome 28, BPBGC_Mater_1.1, whole genome shotgun sequence genome:
ccagcagcccagaATGGGGACAAAACAGGGCAGGGGTTAAAGGGGACAAGTCCCAAAAGCACTTGAAGAGGTTTCCACACCTCAGGGTGGCAGCAAGTCACAGAGAACCTCCCCAGGAGGCCGTGGGTTAGAGTTCAACAACTGCTTTAGTGTTGGCttctggctctgagctcccagctggcCTCTCCCCACACCTGGAGCCCACTGGAGCAGGCACTGAGGGcccaggggctcccaggggTGTGcgggaggcagggagggatcgTGGTGGGAATCATCTGCTACAGGAGAGGAGAAGAGTCCCTAAAGGGCCCAGGGGAGCTGGGTGGCTCCTGAGAGGGGGCAAGGCCGGAGGATTATCGGAGATCCAGCAGCACCACGTCCCTCTCCACCACTGACAcgtggctgcagctctggaagagaggacaggagggcacaggggttACTCAGGTGTCCCCATCTCCTGACACAACCTGTGCCGACCCAGACCAGCCCCTgggcccagctcctgcaccactccaactgctggccctgcctggagccacACGGGGATCATGGCAGGCCCCAGACACAGATCCCCCACCCCaaacagccctgggctgctgcctggccctgctcctgcagctctgcagcacctgcagcacctcaggaggctcctgcagagcagcccctgccaggctgagcctgcctgccccagcccagcagctcggGGTGGGTTtacccagcacagccaccccctgcccagggcactcacTGTGAACAGAGGGGGCTCTTTGGGGTGTGGGTGGAACCCCTGCTGCCGGCAGGATGAGATCTCCTCCAGGCCATGCTCTGTCAGCCTGAAGAACCCTGTCCTGCAGCgagaacagcagctctgcagcctctgcaggcccatcctgccccatcccatcccatcccatcccatcccatccatcccatcccatccccatcccatccccatcccatcccatcccatccccatccccatccccatccccatccccatcccatcccatcccatccccatcccatcccaacccatccccatcccatccccatcccatcccatctcccatatcccatccccatcccgtCCCATGGATCCCAACCCACACTCCTGGCACCCCACACTCACCCCTggccccccacagcccctcgTGGCCCCCCACACCCCCTCGTGGCCCCCCACACCCCCTCCtgacaccccacagcccctcctggcaccccaaaccccctcctGGCCCCCCAGACTCACTCCTggtgccccacagcccctcgtggccccccacagcccctcgTGGCCCCCCAGACTCACTCCTGGTACTTGGGGGAGCACACGATGGCGATGGACTCTGGTAGCATCATCTGGTAGGAGCAGTGGGTGTGCAGGTCCACGCTGGACAGGAAGGCTGTCTGGGTGGGGTGGGtctgcaggggacagccctgaggggctggaacagctctgcagcaccacGGCCTTGCCCAAGgcctcaggcagctgctgctttccagagactgctcagcctggcctggcagggatCCCAAGGGCTCcgtggggacagccagggaggagcctgcagctggcacagctcacagggctggagctgtgtccctccaggagagcagccaggggtgtccccacagagccaccagggctggcttCAGCCGCAGGAAACGGGAGCCTCATGTCTGAGATGGCAGCtccagagaatcccagaatggggtgggttggagggaccttagagcccacccagtgccactgctgccatggggtgacacctgcccctgtccctggtggctccagcctggccttgggcactgccagggacccaggggcagccccagctgctctgggcacctgggccagggcctgcccaccctcacagggaagagtttcccaaatatctcatctaaacatttcctccttccacacagggaagaatttcttagtatttaatctaaacctctcctccttcctcacagggaagagctTCCCAAATATCTCATCTAACCTTTCCTCCTTCCACACAGGGTATCTGATCTAAACCTTTCCTCCTTCCACACAGGGAAGTTTCTTCTCAGTATCTCATCTAAAcatttcctccttcctcacagggaagaatttctcagTATCTCATCTAAACCTCTCCCCCTTCCTCACATGGAAGAGTTTCTTCCCAGTATTTCATCTAAACCTCTCCTTCCTCACAGGAAGAGTTTCTTCCCAGTATCTCATCCAaacctttcctctttccctttcaaAGAGCTTGATGCTTTAGAAGGGACCCAAAATTACCCAGGCCTGGCTTTCCCCACCAGAGCAGGGAACGAGGCTGCCCCAGAGCGAAGCAGAGGCTGTGGCcattccctgccagcccctcctgctgccgCAGCCCTTCCCTCGGGGCTGGGGACTCACGTGGATCCAGCCCCCAGGGTGACGAGGCCATGCTGGTCCTGGATGACAAAGAGCTCCTCCTCACTCTCCGTGGTGCACGAGTCGGGGCCCCCCAGCTGCTTGGGGACGAGGACGTGCGTGATGGTGAACTCGTTCCTCATCTGCAAGGCAGGGCCACCACGGGCGGCTGTGACACCCAGGTCACGCCTCCGGGGCACCTCAGCACCGTGCTGAGCCTTGGGACCAGCCCAGGGATGATGGTTTTCTCTTTGAGTTAGGTCTTGTGAGCTTTTAGAGAACTTATTGCACCCGAGCTAGCTCAGCCACTTTGAATGCCATCAAaccagcaggatggcttctgaggtagtgttggaaacagaaaaagttttaataaaaggcaaaacaacAAAGttcttacagagaaaaactgagctaAGGGCAAGAGGGTTTTGCTCCTGCTATAACACCCCACAAATGGgattatttcctttgttctgtttttctagTGAATTACCCAGGCCAGACCTCTTGGCCCTGTCCAACTGGGCAGCCCCAAGTTTAAAGTGAGGTCTCAAAGGTCTTATGAGGTGTCTTTTTTACCAAATTGTGGAGAaaaacttctgggctttttgccttttgaagGAGACAAAGAATAATCTGGTCACTCCCTCAACAGAGGGCAAAGTCCTACACATGGGTGCATCCACCACCCATCTGCAGGTGCAGctccaaggagctgcaggattttttccaaaggaattccaggattttttccaaaggaattgcaggattttttccaaaggagttccaggatttttccaaaggagttccaggatttttccaaaggagttccaggattttttccctgtttcattctccctgctgtgcagagcacccCCAGGAGCTCAGAGAAGCCCTGGACACCCCCCAGACCCAGCTCTCACTGCAGAGGGGACGATGCCTCATCCCTAAAGCATCCCCAGAGTCTGgaagcagctgggctgcaggaagtTGCTCCATCaaacaatttcatttcaaagcaaACTTCTGGGAGTGGCTcggggcagagctgccaaaaCCTGGGCACGCAAAGTCTGGGGGGGAACAAAGCCTGAGGGCCACCAGCTGGGACACCCAAAGGACAAGGAATGCCACCAGGAATGCCACCAATGGGAGAGAAAAAGCTGAATGGGAACTCAGGGTGGGGAAACCCTAAcccaaaaaggaggaaagggagaggcACATCATCCCCTAACACTCACATGGAAGCCTGACACCCCGCTGAAGAGCCCAGGACAAAAACCAGGCTCCCTGAGCCGCTCCCAAAGCTGTGGCACCGTGCCAAGCAGCCCCTCGTGGCACTTTTGGGGTGCCCGTGGGGGCTGTGTCCTTACCAGCTTCCCACAGAGGATCCCGCAGGTCTCCACGCCCCGCACGGTGTTGGTGtcagccagctgcaggaacttgtggcacagctccctggggacaaTGACCTGGCGGAGGACATCCACTGCTGcacctgggggagcagggagcacagtGAGCGCGGGCTGGGACGGTCcctgggggcaggagctgaaGGGAGGGCACCGGGAAAATCCAGCTGGGGAGGTGAAGTCACCTTGCAGGGTGAGCTCAGGGAACTGTGTCACTGTGACACTCGCAGCACCTCTccaagagcagggaaagggagctggagaggggaagcATCCTCTGGCAGGGGTCAAAAGGAGTGCTTTGTGACTAAAAATGAAAGCACACACCCGCAGGAGGTGTTATTTAAAGCAGGACGTGACACTGGGCAAGACTCAGCCAGTGGACGTGTCTGGATCAGTGCTTTGGAACCACATTGAGAGGGATTTGGTCAGGAGGAGGATTCAGTCAGGAGCTAAACCCCATCTCCAGCAAGTTTTGGGATCAAggaaaggcagccaggctgcagaccctggaagagcagagagctgggctggaaaagcagggagGGCAACACCCAGTGAGCCAGGAGAGCAAAGCCCCACCACCAGGAGACTCCAagagctgcccagagaggctgggaagAAGCCCCAGAGGTTCTCCAGAGAAGCTGGCAGTGTctggctgagccccagcagggagaaGGGCTGCTCCAAGAGGTACTAACTGTTCTCTGTGCTCCCCAGAGCACTGGGCTTCAGAGATCTGTCCACAGCAGGAGGTTTGGAGGGCACAGTCCCCGCTGCTGGGCTCGCTGGGTGAACTGGAGAGGCTGGAACCTTTGGGATCAAATCTGTCGGGGGCTTTTCCACACCAGGGATGAGGGGTCCATCCACAGACTGTGGCTCTGGCTTCCCAAACTCCTGCACTATCCTCAGGCgcctccttctccagctcctgctgccgGATCATCTCCTCAAAGGCGTGGaactgctcctgctctgcctgctgctgcttcagccgGGCCACACGagtcctctcctcctccagctgctgctgcaaagccaCAGGGGTGATGAttactcctcctcctcctgctgctgctgcaagaggaacatgcccagggacagcagcagagagggggacaccagcccagggcagaccctcagccattcccaggTTATTCCTAAAGGTCACCAGCAAACAGCATTCTGTGCAAGGAAATTTCAGCTTGTAGGGCACAGATCCAGAGCCAGCTGCACCAAGGGCAGGAAAAACCAGTGCTTTACCCTCCCTTTTCCATGGAATTACAATCCCAGGCTGATTTCCCCCTATGCTCTAAAGTCCAAAGCCAAACTGACTGCAGAGGTGACTGCTCTGCCCACACAGATCCAGGGGTTGTGGTGGAATTACAACCCCTACACCCCTTCCcctttttaaactgaatttctgCTCCTAATTTTTCATCCCGTGGTGCTTTCCTTTGGTGGGGCAGAGAGAACACCCCAAGCAAAgagccccagctcaggctggctgGGGGCGCAcggggagcagagc
Coding sequences within it:
- the STAMBP gene encoding LOW QUALITY PROTEIN: STAM-binding protein (The sequence of the model RefSeq protein was modified relative to this genomic sequence to represent the inferred CDS: inserted 1 base in 1 codon; deleted 3 bases in 2 codons) — its product is MLRRLLIGCRERGXWQVGKNPEVPRGNGGRPRQPRAVPAAMPGPGSASLAPEERVQRLVRAGSLVQVSQDVPPRRYFRSGVEMLRMATVYCQEGNLEHAFILYHKYITLFIEKLPQHRDYKTAVIPEKRETVKQLKEVAFPKAEELKEELLKRYAQDYAKYKEQEQQLEEERTRVARLKQQQAEQEQFHAFEEMIRQQELEKERLRIVQEFGKPEPQSVDGPLIPGVEKPPTDLIPKVPASPVHPASPAAGTVPSKPPAVDRSLKPSALGSTENSAAVDVLRQVIVPRELCHKFLQLADTNTVRGVETCGILCGKLMRNEFTITHVLVPKQLGGPDSCTTESEEELFVIQDQHGLVTLGWIHTHPTQTAFLSSVDLHTHCSYQMMLPESIAIVCSPKYQETGFFRLTEHGLEEISSCRQQGFHPHPKEPPLFTSCSHVSVVERDVVLLDLR